In Flavobacteriales bacterium, the following are encoded in one genomic region:
- the lpdA gene encoding dihydrolipoyl dehydrogenase, producing the protein MSKYDVTIIGSGPGGYVAAIKCAQLGLKTAIIEKYSTLGGTCLNVGCIPSKALLDSSHHYHDAQHSFSKHGITTGDLSFDLATMIERKRAVVSQTCDGVKYLMDKNKIDVYEGVGSFVDKNNIKVTGKDGEQTIQTDKTIIATGSKPNYFPGMEPDKKRIITSTEALEMKEVPKHLIVIGGGVIGLELGSVYARLGAKVTVVEFADTIIPTMDKTMSKELQKVLKKEGFKFNFNHAVQNVTNEGDAVKVVAKNKKGEDVTFEGDYCLVAVGRKPYTEGLGLENIGVKVTDRGMIETNDHLQTNVDGVYAIGDVVKGAMLAHKAEEEGVFVAELLAGQKPHINYDLIPGVVYTWPEVAAVGKTEEQIKASGKAYKVGQFPIKALGRARASMDIMGVVKVIADEETDEVLGVHMIAPRAADLIMEAVVAMEYRASAEDIARICHPHPTYSEAVKEAALGAWMGKPLHI; encoded by the coding sequence ATGAGTAAATACGACGTTACAATTATAGGTTCTGGTCCAGGAGGATATGTTGCAGCTATTAAATGTGCACAATTAGGGTTAAAAACAGCGATCATTGAAAAATATTCAACGTTAGGTGGTACCTGTTTAAATGTAGGGTGTATCCCTTCTAAAGCTTTGCTAGATTCTTCTCACCACTATCACGATGCACAACACTCATTTAGTAAACATGGAATTACAACTGGAGATTTATCGTTTGACTTAGCAACCATGATTGAACGTAAACGTGCCGTTGTTTCTCAAACTTGTGATGGGGTAAAATACCTTATGGACAAAAATAAAATTGATGTTTATGAGGGGGTTGGATCATTTGTCGATAAAAACAACATTAAAGTAACAGGTAAAGATGGTGAACAAACCATCCAAACGGACAAAACGATTATCGCAACAGGTTCTAAACCTAATTACTTCCCAGGAATGGAACCTGACAAAAAACGTATTATCACTTCTACTGAAGCTTTAGAAATGAAAGAAGTACCTAAACACTTAATCGTAATTGGTGGAGGTGTTATTGGGTTAGAGTTAGGAAGTGTTTACGCTAGACTAGGGGCTAAAGTTACTGTTGTAGAATTTGCTGATACCATTATTCCTACGATGGATAAGACAATGTCAAAAGAATTACAAAAAGTATTGAAAAAAGAAGGATTTAAATTCAACTTTAATCATGCTGTACAAAATGTAACCAATGAAGGAGATGCTGTAAAGGTTGTCGCTAAAAATAAAAAAGGAGAAGATGTTACTTTTGAGGGAGACTATTGTTTAGTTGCTGTTGGAAGAAAGCCATATACCGAGGGATTAGGATTAGAAAACATAGGCGTTAAGGTTACTGACCGAGGAATGATTGAAACCAATGATCATTTGCAGACCAATGTTGATGGAGTTTATGCCATAGGAGATGTTGTAAAAGGAGCAATGTTAGCACACAAAGCCGAAGAAGAAGGTGTTTTTGTAGCTGAACTATTAGCGGGACAAAAACCACATATCAATTACGATTTAATTCCTGGTGTCGTTTATACTTGGCCTGAAGTGGCTGCTGTAGGAAAAACAGAAGAGCAAATTAAAGCTTCTGGTAAAGCTTATAAAGTAGGGCAATTTCCAATTAAAGCGTTGGGAAGAGCTAGAGCAAGTATGGACATAATGGGGGTTGTTAAGGTAATTGCTGATGAAGAAACAGATGAAGTTTTAGGAGTACATATGATTGCTCCTCGTGCAGCTGACTTAATTATGGAAGCTGTTGTTGCAATGGAATACAGAGCATCTGCCGAAGATATTGCTCGTATTTGTCACCCACACCCTACTTATAGTGAAGCTGTAAAAGAAGCTGCTTTAGGAGCTTGGATGGGAAAACCATTACATATTTAA